The DNA window ATGATTGAATTAGTGACTGATAGAATGATTGAATAGGCTAACGCCCACTGTTTAAGTCATTCATTTCAACACTCGATAAATCAATCATTCAACAATTCAATCATTCAGTCATGAATACCATCTTTATCATTATCAAACGCGAGTACCTGGTTCGGGTGCGTAAGAAGTCGTTTATCATCATGACTATCCTGGGGCCGCTGCTTATCACGGCGTTCTACGGGGTCATTGGCTGGGCGGCTATCAGTTCGATCAACCAGAAGAAAATTGCCGTTGTCGACGACAGCGGTCTGTTCAAAGGCAAGTTCAAGCAGACAAAAGAGTCGGCGTATGCGTACCCGAAAGAATCGCTGGACGTGGCCAAGAAGTCGTTCGTCAAGCAGGGGTACGACGTGCTGGTGTACATCCCCAAAGACGTTATCGAGCAGCCGAAGACGGTGCGGATTTTTGCCGAAAAAAGCGTCAGTCTTGATGTGCAGAACAACGTTGAACGGGCCATTTCGCGCGAAATCGAAACGATTAAGCTGAACCGGGCGGGCATCACGCAGCAGGTGATCGAAGACGCCAAAGTCAACGTCGACGCGCAGACGATCAGCCTGAGCGAGGAAGGCGAGAAAAACAGCAGTTCGGTGGCCACGTCGATTATTGGTGGTGCCTGCGCCGTGATGATCTACATTATGATGCTGATTTACGGCACGCAGGTGATGCGGGGGGTAATGGAAGAAAAAACCAACCGCATTATCGAAGTGATTATCTCGTCGGTAAAGCCGTTTCAACTGATGCTGGGTAAGATCATCGGCGTCGCGTTGGTGGGCCTGACCCAGTTTCTGCTCTGGATCGTGCTGACGGTAGGTTTGCTCACGATTGGCTCGTCTATGCTGGGGAAATCGCCCAAAGAAACAGCACAGTCGGCCGTGACCAGCCGGGTTGGTAATGTACCGACAATGTCGGCCAGTGATCGGGAGGCTATGGAACGCAAGATGGCCGCTGCCGACGGCCCCGCGGCCAACATCATGGCGGCTATCGACACGCTGAACCTGCCGCTGATTATTTCGTGCTTTATGTTTTACTTCCTCGGCGGCTACCTGCTCTACAGCGCGCTGTTCGGGGCTATCGGCGCGGCCGTCGACAACGAGACGGAGACGCAGCAGTTCATGTTCCCGATCATGCTGCCCATCATCGCGTCCATCGCCTTTGCCCAGTTCGTCGTCCGCGACCCCGACGGCCCATTGGCGTTCTGGACCTCGATGATTCCGTTTACCTCGCCGGTGATTATGATGGTCCGGATTCCGTTTGGCGTACCGGGCTGGCAACTGGCCCTGTCGATGGTGCTGCTGGTGCTGGGCTTCCTCGGCACGATCTGGCTGGCCGCCCGTATCTACCGCGTCGGTATCCTGATGTACGGCAAAAAAATCACCTACAAAGAACTATCAAAGTGGGTGTTCTATAAGGGTTAACTTACCCGTTCTGGTGCGGCTCCCGGTGCAGGAGGCTGCGCCAGAACCGTTGCCAGCGGGTTGGCGCGGGAATAATCGCTATGCCACCTCCGGTGATCGTTTGTAGGTTACGGGTGACGGATTGCACCAGCGTAACATCGTTAAGTTGAAGTGATTTCTCCGTTCCCGTGGTCTGAATCTGGCATGAACTATAGTAGTCTGTACGTACTGTGCCACCACTGTTGATGTGAACGTTGAGCGTAGTCGGCTTTTCCAGCGCGGTAATTGTAAGGCTGTACGTACCATCACGATCGGTTTTCACCTGCCAACTGCCGTGGTAGTAGCCAACCTGGACGTAGGCGTTTGCTAGCGGCTGCACCGTACCAGTTGTATCGCGCAGCAGTACGCGTCCGGTGATCATCAGCGACTTCGTACGATCCGTAGTAAGTGGGAGATCGGCTCGTACGATTGGTGTAAAACTGGGCTGAACCGGCGACGTTTGCGTTGGGTGTGACGGGGTTGACTTTGTTGAGTGCTGCTGAGCCAGAGCTGTTTGCAGACCGAGCCAGCTCATAGCCAACAGGCTTAGCCAACGCTGCCAACTGCTTTCAATCGTGTCTGCCACCAGCAGGCGATTGAACTGATCGTCACGCAGGCGACCACACTGGGTTTCGGCCGTTGGCCGGGCTAGTCGTTTTATTAGTTCCTGATCGGATAAAGTTGTGTAGTCGACTACCGTTTTCTGGCAGCTGGTACAGAATCGGCCCGTATCATTCGGCTGCATATTGTCCCACGACTGGGGACAGGGCTGTGGAATCTGAACGGAGAAGCGACGCATGACCACCGGTGATTTGTTCAATAAGTGCGATGGTCCGTAAATACTACTTACGAACAGCACGACTTCTGCTGCTGAATGGGTGGGCACTTGACCGACCCGTAGGAGCAGAATACGCAGCAGTCGCCCGGCAGGGGGCGGAGCAGCGTCTGGCAATGGGTGCATTCGTAGAAGAACTGGCAGGCGTCCGTCGGCATGGTTTCGGTTTGCTGATGGCTGCACTGGGGGCAAGTGATGGTCGATTCAAGCGTCATGATTGGGCGAAGTATACGGGGAAAGTACCGCTTTTTCGCTGTGATGAGGAGATACTGAGAAGGGAACGTTACGATGGTGGGGATAAACGCGTGGTTTCGCTCGACCTGATCCACCTCTTACCCGCTTGGCAAGCCATTTACATGTTTCGGTAGGGCGGAAAAGATATGTGGCTGTGATTACTCAGGTAGCAAAAAAGCAGGGTGGTAGGCACCATCATGCGTTTGTCTATCAACTGCTACCGTGTGATTAACTTGTTGCCTGCAATAATGAGCTAGGTGCAATATATTCTTTACTAGATTATAATTGTATGTTTGTGTCACAGACACACGTACACAATGAATAATGAGTTGCAGCCCACTACCGTCGATGAGCAAAGCCTGTTATGGAGTCGTTTTAAAAACGGCGACTCACTGGCTTTTGGTCAGTTGGTGACGCAACATTACAAATTGCTGTATAACTACGCGACGAAGTTCTCGAAGGACAGCGCCTTTGTCGAAGACTGTTTACAGGAAGTGTTTCTCGACCTCTGGTACAATCGGGCCAGCCTGAGCGAGACCGTGTTCGTAAAAGCATACCTGTTAACGGCTGTACGGAACCGATTGCTGAAAGCACTGCGCCGTGCCGATTTTTTCCGGCCAATCGACGATTTGACATTTTCAGCAGATGCCGTCGAGCGGCCGGTGGAAGAGGTGCTGATCGCAGGAGAGCATCAGGAGGAGCAGGTGCGTCATCTTCAGCGCAGTATACTGCAACTGACACCCCGTCAGCAGGAGATCATCTACCTGCGGTTCTACCAGCACCTAAACAATGACGAGATAGCTCAACTGTTGACAATAAGCCGCCCCGCTGTCGCTAATTTGCTCAGTATATCGCTGAAAGAGCTACGTAAAAAGATTCAACTACCCATCGTTGTGTTTGTGTTACTGCTGGGCCCGGCCTTGCGCTAACTGGGTGAGTTAGAAAGGATTCATATTTTTTCGGAAAAAAGTTTACTTTTTTTTGGTGATAAACAACGCGGAGCTGGACTACTGATACTAGAGACTCCTTACGCGTTGATGAACAACTTCTCTAATTACACGGCCGATGACCTGGCAGCTGACCCTACTTTCGCCGAGTGGGTACGTCGGCCCGACGACCCACGCTACGCATTCTGGGCTGGGTGGGTAGCCCAGCACCCCGAACAGCAGGAAACGATTGTTCAGGCCGTCAT is part of the Spirosoma rhododendri genome and encodes:
- a CDS encoding ABC transporter permease translates to MNTIFIIIKREYLVRVRKKSFIIMTILGPLLITAFYGVIGWAAISSINQKKIAVVDDSGLFKGKFKQTKESAYAYPKESLDVAKKSFVKQGYDVLVYIPKDVIEQPKTVRIFAEKSVSLDVQNNVERAISREIETIKLNRAGITQQVIEDAKVNVDAQTISLSEEGEKNSSSVATSIIGGACAVMIYIMMLIYGTQVMRGVMEEKTNRIIEVIISSVKPFQLMLGKIIGVALVGLTQFLLWIVLTVGLLTIGSSMLGKSPKETAQSAVTSRVGNVPTMSASDREAMERKMAAADGPAANIMAAIDTLNLPLIISCFMFYFLGGYLLYSALFGAIGAAVDNETETQQFMFPIMLPIIASIAFAQFVVRDPDGPLAFWTSMIPFTSPVIMMVRIPFGVPGWQLALSMVLLVLGFLGTIWLAARIYRVGILMYGKKITYKELSKWVFYKG
- a CDS encoding GDCCVxC domain-containing (seleno)protein, whose product is MTLESTITCPQCSHQQTETMPTDACQFFYECTHCQTLLRPLPGDCCVFCSYGSVKCPPIQQQKSCCS
- a CDS encoding RNA polymerase sigma factor; this encodes MNNELQPTTVDEQSLLWSRFKNGDSLAFGQLVTQHYKLLYNYATKFSKDSAFVEDCLQEVFLDLWYNRASLSETVFVKAYLLTAVRNRLLKALRRADFFRPIDDLTFSADAVERPVEEVLIAGEHQEEQVRHLQRSILQLTPRQQEIIYLRFYQHLNNDEIAQLLTISRPAVANLLSISLKELRKKIQLPIVVFVLLLGPALR